GAATACGACACCGTCGGCGGCATGGTCACTGCCGAGTTCGGCCACCTGCCCGAGATCGGCGAGGAAGTCGCCGTCGGCGGCTACCTGTTCCACGTCACCGAAGCCGACGACCGCCGCGTGCAGGCCTTCCGCGTGGTCAAGCAGTAGCACCGCATGAAACTGGTCGGCCGCCACCTCCTGCTGCTCGCGCTGTTGCTGCTGGCCGCGCTTTCGCCCGCCCACGCCGGCATCGCCAACGCCCCCGGCGCGAACCTCGAGGTGTCGCTGGTCACCTACGGCCCTGGCGAAACCTACTGGGAACGCTTCGGCCACGACGCGATCGAGCTGCGCGACACGGTCTCCGGCGAGGCGGTCAACTTCAACTACGGCGTGTTCGACTTCAGCGAGAAGAACTTCTTCGTGAATTTCGCCCGCGGCCGCATGCATTACCTGATGGACGCGGGGCCCAGCGCGCAGGATGAGAGCTACTACGTCGAGGCCGGCCGCTCGGTCACCCGTCAGACGCTGGCGCTCGGCCCCGCGCAGGCCGCCGCGCTGCGCGACTACCTGCTGTGGAACCTGCGCCCGGAAAATGCCGGCTACGCCTACGACTACTACGTCGACAACTGCACTACCCGCGTGCGCGACGCGCTGGACAAGGCGCTGGGCGGCGTGCTGGCAACGTCATTGAAGGCGCATGCCGGCGGCATGACCTACCGCCAGCAGACCGTGCGCCTGATGAGCGCACAGCCCTGGCTGGCGCTGCTGCTCGATCTGGGTCTGGGACCGTATGCCGACCAGCCGTTGAATGCCTGGCAGGAAAGCTTCCTGCCCGAGGTGCTGCAGGCGCAGTTGCGCGAGGTGCGCGTCGACGACGGCCATGGCGCCCTGCATCCGCTGCTGCGCGACGAGCAGCTGGTCTCGCCCAACCGCCTGCAGGCGCCGCCGGCGGCCGCGCCCGACCTGCGCCTGCCACTGGCGCTGGCCGGCCTGCTGCTGGCCGGGCTGCTCCTGCTCGCCCGCCGCGGCTGGCCCGCGGGTTACGCCCTGCTCGGCACGCTATACCTGCTCGCGGCCGGTGCGGTCGGCCTGCTGCTGCTGGTGCTGTGGACGCTGACCACCCACCACTCGGCGTGGGCCAACGCGAACCTGCTGCTGTTCAACCCGCTCGCGTTCGTGCTGCTGCCGACGCTGTGGCGCGCGCGCCGCGGCCTTGCCGCCTCGCGTTTCATCGACGGCGCGATCGCGCTGCAACTGCTCGCCTGCATGGTCGCCGTGCTGCTGCACCTGCTGCCCGGCACCGCGCAGCAGAACCAGCCGTGGCTGCTGTTCGCCCTGCCGTGCTGGCTGGCGCTGGCGTGGAGCCTGCGCCGCCGCTGATGCAATTGCCGCGCCCCACCGCGCGGGGCATCATGCAGGCATGAACCCGACCACGCCGCCCGCCGCGACCCCGAGCACCGACCTGCCGATGGTGGTCAACTGCGTCGCCTACCGCAACAACGGCACGCGGATCGGCGAGGTCACCATCGACGCCATCAGCGAGGTGCTGGCCGAGCCCGACACCTTCGTCTGGGTCGGCCTGTACGAGCCGGACGAGACCTTGCTGGGCAAGATCCAGGATGAGTTCGGCCTGCACGACCTGGCGATCGAGGACGCGCACGCCGCGCACCAGCGCACCAAGCTGGAAACCTACGGCGACTCGCTGTTCCTGGTGGTGCAGACCGCGCAGCTGGTCAACGGCGAACTGGCGTTCGGCGAAACGCACATCTTCTTCGGCCCGCGCTACCTGGTCACCGTGCGCCACGGCGCCTCGCAATCCTACGCACCGGCGCGGCGCGGCTGCGAGCAAACGCCGGAACTGCTGGCGAACGGCCCCAGCTACGGGTTGTACGCCGTGCTCGACTTCATCGTCGACAACCTGCTGCCGATCGTGCGCGACTTCCGCGAGGAGGTGCAGCAGCTCGAACACGACATCTTCGGCGAAACGTACAAGAGCAGCACGGTGCGCCGGCTGTACGACATGCAACGCGACCTGATGACGCTGCGCCTGGCGGTGGCGCCGCTGCAGGACATCGTCAACCAGCTGATCCGGCTGCACCCAAACCTGATCCCCGAAGTGCTGCAGGCGTACTTCCGCGACGTCTACGACCACGCCTTCCGCGTCAACGAGGCGATCGGCGCGATGCGCGAGATGCTCACCGCGGCGATCAACGTCAACCTCTCGCTGGTCAGCCTGCGCCAGAACGAGGTGATGAAGAAGCTCGCCGGCTGGGCCGCCATGCTCGCCGCGCCGACCCTGCTGACCAGCTGGTACGGCATGAACTTCACCCACATGCCCGAGCTCGCCCAGCCCTGGGCCTATCCCGGCATCATCGTGGTGGTGGGCGGCGTCGTCGGCGGCATCTACCTCGGGCTCAAGCGCGCGAAATGGCTGTAACGCGACCGGCGGTTGTCGCTGTCATGCGGAACGTCCAAGATGTCCGCCGGCCTTCCCCCGGACGCGATCATTGATGAACGACTCCCGCAGCCACATTCCCGCCGACGCCGCCGCGCCGGTGGAAACCCTCTACGAAGGCCGCTGGCTCAGCCTGCGCAAGCGCGGCCGCTGGGAATACGCCGAGCGCAACAACCCCGGC
This genomic stretch from Rhodanobacter thiooxydans harbors:
- a CDS encoding magnesium and cobalt transport protein CorA; this encodes MNPTTPPAATPSTDLPMVVNCVAYRNNGTRIGEVTIDAISEVLAEPDTFVWVGLYEPDETLLGKIQDEFGLHDLAIEDAHAAHQRTKLETYGDSLFLVVQTAQLVNGELAFGETHIFFGPRYLVTVRHGASQSYAPARRGCEQTPELLANGPSYGLYAVLDFIVDNLLPIVRDFREEVQQLEHDIFGETYKSSTVRRLYDMQRDLMTLRLAVAPLQDIVNQLIRLHPNLIPEVLQAYFRDVYDHAFRVNEAIGAMREMLTAAINVNLSLVSLRQNEVMKKLAGWAAMLAAPTLLTSWYGMNFTHMPELAQPWAYPGIIVVVGGVVGGIYLGLKRAKWL
- a CDS encoding DUF4105 domain-containing protein; this translates as MKLVGRHLLLLALLLLAALSPAHAGIANAPGANLEVSLVTYGPGETYWERFGHDAIELRDTVSGEAVNFNYGVFDFSEKNFFVNFARGRMHYLMDAGPSAQDESYYVEAGRSVTRQTLALGPAQAAALRDYLLWNLRPENAGYAYDYYVDNCTTRVRDALDKALGGVLATSLKAHAGGMTYRQQTVRLMSAQPWLALLLDLGLGPYADQPLNAWQESFLPEVLQAQLREVRVDDGHGALHPLLRDEQLVSPNRLQAPPAAAPDLRLPLALAGLLLAGLLLLARRGWPAGYALLGTLYLLAAGAVGLLLLVLWTLTTHHSAWANANLLLFNPLAFVLLPTLWRARRGLAASRFIDGAIALQLLACMVAVLLHLLPGTAQQNQPWLLFALPCWLALAWSLRRR